A single genomic interval of Drosophila virilis strain 15010-1051.87 chromosome 2, Dvir_AGI_RSII-ME, whole genome shotgun sequence harbors:
- the AdipoR gene encoding adiponectin receptor protein isoform X2, translating to MDSSKKLLESNSSGSDKELASTSVNITDQDSGLPSSVEMNDTPAAQSAAGEDEDEDIFEQVTMILRKRRGWGPGDLLEDDDDELVEEDDAGCPLPSTPEDTQLIEAEVWEASWKVCHYRNLPKWLQDNDFLHRGHRPPLPSFRACFKSIFRVHTETGNIWTHLLGCIAFIGVALYFVSRPTVEIQFQEKLVFGAFFMGAIICLGFSFAFHTLSCHSVEIGRLFSKLDYCGIALLIMGSFVPWLYYGFYCHYQPKVIYLSVVCVLGCLSIIVSLWDKFSEPALRPLRAGVFMSFGLSGVIPAIHYSIMEGWLSQISRASLGWLILMGLLYILGALLYALRVPERWFPGKFDIWFQSHQLFHVLVIAAAFVHYHGISEMAMYRVTVGECTVPIEPITF from the exons ATGGATTCCTCAAAGAAACTGCTGGAAAGCAACAGCTCTGGCAGCGATAAGGAGTTGGCCAGCACCAGCGTCAACATTACCGATCAGGATTCTGGTTTGCCCTCGTCGGTCGAAATGAACGATACTCCTGCGGCGCAGAGCGCTGCCGGCGAGGATGAAGACGAGGACATTTTCGAACAGGTGACCATGATATTGCGCAAGCGACGCGGCTGGGGACCAGGTGACTTGCTCGAGGATGACGACGACGAGCTCGTCGAGGAGGACGATGCCGGTTGCCCGTTGCCGTCAACGCCAGAGGACACCCAGCTCATAGAGGCCGAG GTTTGGGAAGCCAGCTGGAAGGTTTGCCATTACAGAAACTTGCCCAAATGGTTGCAGGATAATGATTTTTTGCATCGCGGTCATCGCCCGCCGCTGCCTTCGTTCCGAGCATGCTTTAAATCGATATTCCGTGTGCACACCGAAACTGGAAACATCTGGACGCATCTGCTTGGCTGCATTGCTTTCATTGGCGTGGCCCTCTATTTTGTATCCCGTCCCACAGTTGAGATACAATTTCAAGAGAAATTAGTTTTTGGTGCATTCTTTATGGGCGCCATCATTTGTTTAGGATTTTCTTTCGCTTTTCATACGTTAAGTTGCCATTCGGTTGAGATTGGCAGACTGTTTTCAAA ACTGGACTACTGTGGAATTGCACTACTCATAATGGGATCCTTTGTGCCTTGGCTTTACTATGGCTTCTATTGTCACTATCAGCCAAAGGTGATATATCTTTCTGTGGTCTGCGTGCTTGGCTGTCTTTCCATCATCGTCTCGCTGTGGGATAAGTTTTCGGAGCCAGCTCTGCGTCCGCTGCGTGCCGGCGTATTCATGAGTTTCGGCCTCTCTGGAGTTATTCCGGCCATTCACTACAGCATCATGGAGGGTTGGTTAAGTCAAATTAGCCGCGCTAGTCTCGGCTGGCTTATACTGATGG GCTTACTCTATATACTTGGTGCTTTATTGTATGCTCTACGCGTGCCCGAGCGCTGGTTTCCCGGCAAGTTTGACATTTGG TTCCAGTCCCATCAACTTTTCCATGTGCTTGTTATAGCGGCTGCGTTTGTGCATTACCACGGCATCTCCGAAATGGCTATGTATCGCGTCACCGTCGGCGAATGCACCGTGCCAATCGAGCcaataactttttaa
- the dnk gene encoding deoxynucleoside kinase isoform X2, which produces MMATAKACTGNGRKFAQDTQPFTVLIEGNIGSGKTTFLNHFQKYDKDVCLITEPVEKWRNVNGVNLLEKMYKDPQKWAMPFQSYVTLTMLQAHTAPTSKKLKIIERSIYSSRYCFVENMFRNGSLELGMYNTLQEWYKFIEESIHVQSDLIIYLRTSPEVAYERIRQRARSEESCVPLKYLQELHELHEDWLIHHRRPQQSKVLVLNADLNLENIGSEYQRSESSIFDAISGAHQLQPTAVLVSPSKRQRLSS; this is translated from the exons ATGATGGCCACGGCAAAAGCATGCACAGGCAATGGCCGAAAGTTCGCCCAGGACACACAGCCCTTCACGGTGCTGATTGAGGGAAACATTGGCAGTGGCAAGACGACATTCTTGAACCACTTTCAGAAATATGACAAGGATGTCTGCCTGATCACAGAACCCGTGGAGAAATGGCGCAACGTCAACGGCGTCAATTTGCTGGAGAAAATGTACAAGGATCCACAAAAGTGGGCTATGCCTTTTCAGTCATACGTCACATTAACGATGCTCCAGGCGCACACGGCACCCACGTCcaaaaagttgaaaataaTCGAACGCTCTATTTACAGTTCACG CTATTGTTTTGTGGAGAATATGTTTCGCAATGGCTCCCTGGAGCTGGGCATGTACAACACACTGCAGGAGTGGTACAAGTTCATCGAGGAATCGATACACGTGCAGTCCGATCTAATTATATATCTGCGCACCTCGCCCGAAGTGGCATATGAACGTATACGTCAGCGCGCCCGTTCCGAGGAGAGCTGCGTGCCATTGAAGTATTTACAGGAGTTGCATGAGCTGCACGAGGATTGGCTGATACACCACAGGCGTCCGCAGCAAAGCAAG GTTCTTGTGTTAAATGCCGATCTTAATCTGGAAAATATTGGCAGTGAATATCAACGTTCCGAGTCGAGCATTTTTGATGCAATCTCTGGTGCGCATCAGCTTCAGCCTACTGCGGTGCTGGTTTCACCCAGTAAACGCCAAAGGTTATCTAGTTAA
- the Rfk gene encoding putative riboflavin kinase isoform X1 — MLHQLPIYASGEIVRGFGRGSKELGIPTANLSLDVVKSLPESLHTGVYYGWSNVNNGEVYKMVLSVGWNPFYNNKEKSVETHMLHKFDCDLYGQTLKICIVGYLRPEKNFDSLDDLIKVIKSDIEQAKTLLDQPENRKLREAPFFSANISKC; from the exons ATGCTACACCAGCTGCCAATCTATGCCAGCGGCGAGATTGTTCGCGGTTTTGGCCGCGGCTCCAAAGAGCTAGGCATTCCAACGG CAAACTTATCGCTTGATGTGGTAAAGTCTCTGCCCGAATCCCTGCACACCGGAGTCTACTATGGCTGGTCCAATGTAAATAATGGTGAGGTGTACAAAATGGTGCTAAGCGTCGGTTGGAATCCAttctacaacaacaaggagaAGAGCGTGGAAACGCATATGCTGCATAAATTCGATTGTGATTTGTATGGACAAACATTGAAAATCTGCATTGTCGGATATTTACGACCGGAAAAAAATTTCGATTCGCTGGACGACTTAATTAAAGTTATTAAATCGGACATAGAACAGGCGAAAACGTTGCTTGACCAGCCGGAAAATAGAAAGCTGCGAGAGGCTCCCTTCTTTTCagcaaacatttcaaaatgttga
- the dnk gene encoding deoxynucleoside kinase isoform X1, which produces MNLHKMPGSPKIIQQIYKRLALMMATAKACTGNGRKFAQDTQPFTVLIEGNIGSGKTTFLNHFQKYDKDVCLITEPVEKWRNVNGVNLLEKMYKDPQKWAMPFQSYVTLTMLQAHTAPTSKKLKIIERSIYSSRYCFVENMFRNGSLELGMYNTLQEWYKFIEESIHVQSDLIIYLRTSPEVAYERIRQRARSEESCVPLKYLQELHELHEDWLIHHRRPQQSKVLVLNADLNLENIGSEYQRSESSIFDAISGAHQLQPTAVLVSPSKRQRLSS; this is translated from the exons ATGAATTTACATAAGATGCCGGGTTCACCAAAAATCATCCagcaaatat ATAAACGCTTAGCTTTAATGATGGCCACGGCAAAAGCATGCACAGGCAATGGCCGAAAGTTCGCCCAGGACACACAGCCCTTCACGGTGCTGATTGAGGGAAACATTGGCAGTGGCAAGACGACATTCTTGAACCACTTTCAGAAATATGACAAGGATGTCTGCCTGATCACAGAACCCGTGGAGAAATGGCGCAACGTCAACGGCGTCAATTTGCTGGAGAAAATGTACAAGGATCCACAAAAGTGGGCTATGCCTTTTCAGTCATACGTCACATTAACGATGCTCCAGGCGCACACGGCACCCACGTCcaaaaagttgaaaataaTCGAACGCTCTATTTACAGTTCACG CTATTGTTTTGTGGAGAATATGTTTCGCAATGGCTCCCTGGAGCTGGGCATGTACAACACACTGCAGGAGTGGTACAAGTTCATCGAGGAATCGATACACGTGCAGTCCGATCTAATTATATATCTGCGCACCTCGCCCGAAGTGGCATATGAACGTATACGTCAGCGCGCCCGTTCCGAGGAGAGCTGCGTGCCATTGAAGTATTTACAGGAGTTGCATGAGCTGCACGAGGATTGGCTGATACACCACAGGCGTCCGCAGCAAAGCAAG GTTCTTGTGTTAAATGCCGATCTTAATCTGGAAAATATTGGCAGTGAATATCAACGTTCCGAGTCGAGCATTTTTGATGCAATCTCTGGTGCGCATCAGCTTCAGCCTACTGCGGTGCTGGTTTCACCCAGTAAACGCCAAAGGTTATCTAGTTAA
- the AdipoR gene encoding adiponectin receptor protein isoform X1, translating to MDSSKKLLESNSSGSDKELASTSVNITDQDSGLPSSVEMNDTPAAQSAAGEDEDEDIFEQVTMILRKRRGWGPGDLLEDDDDELVEEDDAGCPLPSTPEDTQLIEAEMTEVLKAGVLSDEIDLGALAHNAAEQAEEFVRKVWEASWKVCHYRNLPKWLQDNDFLHRGHRPPLPSFRACFKSIFRVHTETGNIWTHLLGCIAFIGVALYFVSRPTVEIQFQEKLVFGAFFMGAIICLGFSFAFHTLSCHSVEIGRLFSKLDYCGIALLIMGSFVPWLYYGFYCHYQPKVIYLSVVCVLGCLSIIVSLWDKFSEPALRPLRAGVFMSFGLSGVIPAIHYSIMEGWLSQISRASLGWLILMGLLYILGALLYALRVPERWFPGKFDIWFQSHQLFHVLVIAAAFVHYHGISEMAMYRVTVGECTVPIEPITF from the exons ATGGATTCCTCAAAGAAACTGCTGGAAAGCAACAGCTCTGGCAGCGATAAGGAGTTGGCCAGCACCAGCGTCAACATTACCGATCAGGATTCTGGTTTGCCCTCGTCGGTCGAAATGAACGATACTCCTGCGGCGCAGAGCGCTGCCGGCGAGGATGAAGACGAGGACATTTTCGAACAGGTGACCATGATATTGCGCAAGCGACGCGGCTGGGGACCAGGTGACTTGCTCGAGGATGACGACGACGAGCTCGTCGAGGAGGACGATGCCGGTTGCCCGTTGCCGTCAACGCCAGAGGACACCCAGCTCATAGAGGCCGAG aTGACAGAAGTCTTAAAGGCTGGCGTGCTCTCGGATGAGATCGATCTGGGCGCACTGGCTCACAATGCCGCCGAGCAGGCCGAGGAATTTGTGCGCAAG GTTTGGGAAGCCAGCTGGAAGGTTTGCCATTACAGAAACTTGCCCAAATGGTTGCAGGATAATGATTTTTTGCATCGCGGTCATCGCCCGCCGCTGCCTTCGTTCCGAGCATGCTTTAAATCGATATTCCGTGTGCACACCGAAACTGGAAACATCTGGACGCATCTGCTTGGCTGCATTGCTTTCATTGGCGTGGCCCTCTATTTTGTATCCCGTCCCACAGTTGAGATACAATTTCAAGAGAAATTAGTTTTTGGTGCATTCTTTATGGGCGCCATCATTTGTTTAGGATTTTCTTTCGCTTTTCATACGTTAAGTTGCCATTCGGTTGAGATTGGCAGACTGTTTTCAAA ACTGGACTACTGTGGAATTGCACTACTCATAATGGGATCCTTTGTGCCTTGGCTTTACTATGGCTTCTATTGTCACTATCAGCCAAAGGTGATATATCTTTCTGTGGTCTGCGTGCTTGGCTGTCTTTCCATCATCGTCTCGCTGTGGGATAAGTTTTCGGAGCCAGCTCTGCGTCCGCTGCGTGCCGGCGTATTCATGAGTTTCGGCCTCTCTGGAGTTATTCCGGCCATTCACTACAGCATCATGGAGGGTTGGTTAAGTCAAATTAGCCGCGCTAGTCTCGGCTGGCTTATACTGATGG GCTTACTCTATATACTTGGTGCTTTATTGTATGCTCTACGCGTGCCCGAGCGCTGGTTTCCCGGCAAGTTTGACATTTGG TTCCAGTCCCATCAACTTTTCCATGTGCTTGTTATAGCGGCTGCGTTTGTGCATTACCACGGCATCTCCGAAATGGCTATGTATCGCGTCACCGTCGGCGAATGCACCGTGCCAATCGAGCcaataactttttaa
- the LOC6631194 gene encoding thioredoxin domain-containing protein 9, with product MAHIVENQLYAAAQAIEQQLDQEIDRLDNFDTDDLKALREKRIQEMKKLNNKKQEWLRNGHGTYSELADEKEFFEVSKKSPNIVCHFYRDSSERSRIVDMHLKILAAKHVEAKFCKVNAEKTPFLTQRLRIKVLPTIALVKDSKTKDFIVGFTDLGNCDDFSTEMLEWRIAHSGVIEYKGDLMQPPDVKRKPFINRPQKTIRGGYDSDDSDIDLDD from the exons ATGGCGCACATAGTGGAAAATCAATTATATGCTGCTGCGCAAGCAATTGAGCAGCAGTTGGATCAAGAGATCGATCGCTTGGATAACTTTGACACGGACGATCTGAAGGCCTTGAGAGAGAAGCGCATACAGGAAATGAAAAagttaaacaataaaaagcaggaaTGGCTGAGAAAC GGTCACGGCACGTATTCCGAGTTGGCCGATGAGAAGGAGTTCTTTGAGGTATCCAAGAAATCGCCGAACATTGTGTGCCACTTCTATAGGGATAGCTCGGAACGCAGTCGCATTGTCGACATGCATCTGAAAATACTCGCCGCCAAACATGTTGAGGCCAAATTCTGCAAGGTGAATGCTGAAAAGACACCGTTCTTGACCCAACGTCTACGCATCAAGGTGCTGCCAACAATAGCACTCGTGAAGGACAGTAAAACCAAGGACTTCATCGTGGGCTTTACCGATTTGGGCAACTGTGATGACTTCTCCACAGAGATGCTCGAATGGCGTATTGCCCATTCGGGCGTCATTGAGTACAAAGGCGATCTTATGCAGCCACCAGATGTGAAACGCAAACCATTTATAAATCGCCCACAGAAGACTATACGCGGCGGCTACGACTCCGATGATTCAGATATCGATCTGGATGATTAA
- the Rfk gene encoding putative riboflavin kinase isoform X2 translates to MGLTVVLIIPLSMGGLTVLQLATNVIRSTRRNCISSIHKPAAKCNNKTDKKHNKMLHQLPIYASGEIVRGFGRGSKELGIPTANLSLDVVKSLPESLHTGVYYGWSNVNNGEVYKMVLSVGWNPFYNNKEKSVETHMLHKFDCDLYGQTLKICIVGYLRPEKNFDSLDDLIKVIKSDIEQAKTLLDQPENRKLREAPFFSANISKC, encoded by the exons ATGGGTCTCACTGTTGTGCTTATAATACCATTATCAATGGGGGGTCTAACAGTTTT ACAATTGGCGACTAACGTGATCAGGTCAACCAGACGTAACTGCATTTCATCAATACACAAACCAGCGgcaaagtgcaacaacaaaacagacAAGAAGCATAACAAAATGCTACACCAGCTGCCAATCTATGCCAGCGGCGAGATTGTTCGCGGTTTTGGCCGCGGCTCCAAAGAGCTAGGCATTCCAACGG CAAACTTATCGCTTGATGTGGTAAAGTCTCTGCCCGAATCCCTGCACACCGGAGTCTACTATGGCTGGTCCAATGTAAATAATGGTGAGGTGTACAAAATGGTGCTAAGCGTCGGTTGGAATCCAttctacaacaacaaggagaAGAGCGTGGAAACGCATATGCTGCATAAATTCGATTGTGATTTGTATGGACAAACATTGAAAATCTGCATTGTCGGATATTTACGACCGGAAAAAAATTTCGATTCGCTGGACGACTTAATTAAAGTTATTAAATCGGACATAGAACAGGCGAAAACGTTGCTTGACCAGCCGGAAAATAGAAAGCTGCGAGAGGCTCCCTTCTTTTCagcaaacatttcaaaatgttga
- the AdipoR gene encoding adiponectin receptor protein isoform X3, with the protein MSCSMAESRVEFDAVINVAESVETFKNQPYEEPIHFQSSEINMTEVLKAGVLSDEIDLGALAHNAAEQAEEFVRKVWEASWKVCHYRNLPKWLQDNDFLHRGHRPPLPSFRACFKSIFRVHTETGNIWTHLLGCIAFIGVALYFVSRPTVEIQFQEKLVFGAFFMGAIICLGFSFAFHTLSCHSVEIGRLFSKLDYCGIALLIMGSFVPWLYYGFYCHYQPKVIYLSVVCVLGCLSIIVSLWDKFSEPALRPLRAGVFMSFGLSGVIPAIHYSIMEGWLSQISRASLGWLILMGLLYILGALLYALRVPERWFPGKFDIWFQSHQLFHVLVIAAAFVHYHGISEMAMYRVTVGECTVPIEPITF; encoded by the exons atgagcTGCTCAATGGCTGAGTCGCGAGTTGAGTTCGATGCTGTTATAAACGTGGCCGAATCTGTGGAAACATTTAAGAATCAACCCTATGAAGAACCAATTCATTTTCAATCAAGCGAAATCAAC aTGACAGAAGTCTTAAAGGCTGGCGTGCTCTCGGATGAGATCGATCTGGGCGCACTGGCTCACAATGCCGCCGAGCAGGCCGAGGAATTTGTGCGCAAG GTTTGGGAAGCCAGCTGGAAGGTTTGCCATTACAGAAACTTGCCCAAATGGTTGCAGGATAATGATTTTTTGCATCGCGGTCATCGCCCGCCGCTGCCTTCGTTCCGAGCATGCTTTAAATCGATATTCCGTGTGCACACCGAAACTGGAAACATCTGGACGCATCTGCTTGGCTGCATTGCTTTCATTGGCGTGGCCCTCTATTTTGTATCCCGTCCCACAGTTGAGATACAATTTCAAGAGAAATTAGTTTTTGGTGCATTCTTTATGGGCGCCATCATTTGTTTAGGATTTTCTTTCGCTTTTCATACGTTAAGTTGCCATTCGGTTGAGATTGGCAGACTGTTTTCAAA ACTGGACTACTGTGGAATTGCACTACTCATAATGGGATCCTTTGTGCCTTGGCTTTACTATGGCTTCTATTGTCACTATCAGCCAAAGGTGATATATCTTTCTGTGGTCTGCGTGCTTGGCTGTCTTTCCATCATCGTCTCGCTGTGGGATAAGTTTTCGGAGCCAGCTCTGCGTCCGCTGCGTGCCGGCGTATTCATGAGTTTCGGCCTCTCTGGAGTTATTCCGGCCATTCACTACAGCATCATGGAGGGTTGGTTAAGTCAAATTAGCCGCGCTAGTCTCGGCTGGCTTATACTGATGG GCTTACTCTATATACTTGGTGCTTTATTGTATGCTCTACGCGTGCCCGAGCGCTGGTTTCCCGGCAAGTTTGACATTTGG TTCCAGTCCCATCAACTTTTCCATGTGCTTGTTATAGCGGCTGCGTTTGTGCATTACCACGGCATCTCCGAAATGGCTATGTATCGCGTCACCGTCGGCGAATGCACCGTGCCAATCGAGCcaataactttttaa
- the LOC26531500 gene encoding uncharacterized protein — MQLLSSLPANTHINTALHLNPAHLVFDFGTANKSYFAMVLEADIRNIVHTLKDNYSHEEIAQMLECDVESVTSCITETEQHDGKVAAKLKLRPLPELQSRREVGRPKVFENRKLVEQMLCDHPHYTSIDVQRELLTRFGIEVSRRTLQRRISEIRARPFPPKNRGLSATVRQRRLEWARAHEEWTVQDWRNIFNMDDQKVMVDSTPKEIYLDTLVGPDCGECTDLNLLEQLMAIIQPKIQTQAPQNVYEFRSVLYDIWHSDQELVNKIDHLYESMTWRVEAVLQSGGAEIDFC, encoded by the coding sequence ATGCAACTGCTGTCAAGTTTACCTGCCAACACGCATATAAACACGGCGCTGCATCTGAACCCTGCACATTTAGTGTTTGATTTTGGCACGGCCAACAAGTCATATTTCGCGATGGTGCTTGAAGCCGATATACGGAATATTGTGCATACACTAAAGGATAACTACAGCCACGAGGAGATCGCACAGATGCTGGAGTGTGATGTTGAAAGCGTGACCAGCTGCATTACCGAAACTGAGCAGCATGATGGCAAAGTGGCTGCTAAATTGAAGCTGAGGCCGCTGCCCGAATTGCAGAGCAGGCGGGAAGTTGGACGACCGAAAGTGTTTGAAAATCGCAAGCTGGTCGAGCAGATGCTCTGCGATCATCCGCACTATACGTCCATAGATGTGCAGCGCGAGCTACTCACACGGTTTGGCATTGAGGTGAGCCGTCGCACGCTGCAGAGGCGCATCAGCGAGATAAGGGCGCGCCCATTTCCGCCAAAGAATCGAGGCTTGAGTGCGACTGTACGGCAGAGACGCCTCGAATGGGCACGCGCTCACGAGGAATGGACGGTGCAGGACTGGCGCAACATCTTCAACATGGACGACCAGAAAGTTATGGTAGATTCAACGCCCAAAGAGATATACTTGGACACCTTGGTGGGCCCCGATTGCGGCGAATGCACTGATTTGAACCTGCTGGAGCAACTAATGGCCATCATACAGCCCAAGATACAAACGCAGGCGCCACAAAATGTCTACGAGTTCCGCTCTGTGCTCTACGACATTTGGCACAGCGATCAGGAGCTGGTGAACAAGATAGATCACCTATACGAGTCGATGACGTGGCGTGTGGAGGCTGTCTTACAAAGCGGCGGCGCAGAAATTGACTTTTGCTAG